Within the Arachis duranensis cultivar V14167 chromosome 10, aradu.V14167.gnm2.J7QH, whole genome shotgun sequence genome, the region CATTTGAAATAAGAGTAAAATATTTCAAacattaaaacaaaattcattAAGACTTAGCTTAGacatttaaaactaaaatattagcTTCCCTTTTATCCAAAATACTCTTATAATCTCTTAATCTATCCTCGTTAAGATCGGCATTTTATGAAAATCAAATGACAATATATGATTTAAACAGTGGTGATAGACACATGGCGAAAAcattattcattatttaaaattgaGAGGATGTATTCCCCATTACTCAATGCTTGTGGCACGAACCTACCCAACCATAAGATGCATTGACGCATTGTCAACAAGAAAGTTAGGCCATTAACAACTTCAACTTTAAGCCAAATGGaacataaaaagtaaaaaattaagatacatAAAAAACATTTCCATTCCAATTTCACATCGTTTGtttctgttctttttttttttcaacccCCCACAACTAATATCCCCTTTCCCTCATTTTCTTGTCCCAAATGTCAAATAGAGCAATAAATGGTAGAGATCAGCTTACCAATTCTGAGCTACATGACCATATGAAGAAACCTTCAATACTGGTTACTCATTCATTGGATCCAAATCACAAGCCAAGTGAGATGGAAGGGAGCGGTGACTTGGGGGGTTACAGATTCAGTTTTCTTGTATACCATAATAGTACAGTGTGGGCGATCCATCTCCGATTCGATCACATTTAGGTAACAAGATCCAtctcacttgttcttcaactaaTATGTGTATACTTTCACTATTTCCTTTTTCCTACCAATAAAAAAACACTAATTTACTGAACGTGCTAACCCGAGGTGCACATATAAACTGATAAGCAAGTGGCAGGGAAAATAATCTCTGAAAGATTGCTGAGGGTGCCTGTTGATTCTTCTCATACACACTGTCTTGGACGGAAACTTTCGTTCGACAATAAAGAGCTGATTAATGTTTCGAGCCTTTTTGCACCTGGGCCAGGCCTGAGGACCGTGGTATTACCAATTTCAGTGCAGGGATCAGTCCCATTCTCCCTGCTTCCTATGCACCACCCTCCTGGAACAGCCATTCCAGGACCTCTGGATAATAGCTCGGCATCAATTTTGTCCATTACTGGATCTTCTCTGTGGAACTTCCTCGCAAAGGGAGCATTGCTATCGACCATCTTTTGCATGTCCGCAAGATTAAGGTAGTGGGGATGCTGCTTGGGAGGATTGTCCCAAGAAATGTAATGTAGATCGCTGTTCACTGTTGTGTTCTTGAACTCTTGAGCATTACAGATAACAGTGTGAAAGTATCCTTCCGGGGAAGATATGAAATTCGTGTAGTACATAAGAGCAGTCCGGGGCAGGTTGTCCCAGCCCCATATGCAGTAATCAATGAATGATCTTGAGAGTGCCATCCAAGCAGAACCTAACAGGAGAGATTAAAGAAGTTTTAGGTCATCATTTATGATAATGCTCTCACTTCCACAACCTAAACTTCAATGTTGCTCACTTCTTAAACTTAAATGATAAAACTATGCAGTCAAGATGCATAACAAAACTATCATATACaatcaatttaaattcaattacaaGAAAATCAGAACACTGAAATTGGACCAATGGTTCAACATACATTAACTGAAAGAAACATATAAAAAGCATTCTAGGACTGCCGACTGCAGCCATTTCATGGGAAGTTGTTTCCATCATTATGGTGAAAATTTAGATGTCAGCAAAATCCTAACCTCCTTAATGTCCTACGTTCAACCATACTATAATTTGAACTACTCTGGAAACATGTTGGAAAATCAGAAGCTACTTCAGTATCTATCTGGAGAAATAACAGTTATGAACAGAGTCTAGCAAGAAGAAACCATATATTTGGCATTTATTCAGGAAACAGCATGATGGAATAGATTCACCTTTTATGATTACTTCTTAAGTTTTATCCTAGAGGCCAGATAATGTTTCAAGctaatacaaaattaaattatattacaaaaatTGATCATGGAACTATGGAAGGAACCAAAATTTTATTCAGAATCTAGAACACGTTTTATTGCAAAAATCACATGTCAGCTTATGCCATGCAATAGCAGCATTCTAAACTACATAACATTGGCCAAATCCTGACAAAGTTGCTGGAAACTTTCAACTTCAATGCACATAAAAGTATAAATAGGGTCACACAGAGACAAAAATCTTCATTCACAattcctgaagctctacgtaacCAAACCACATGGCAAATCAGAATAGATGATGATGCTGTCTTTGATTCAAAAAGTGAAGCATAGAGAATTCATATATTAACATATACAACCTCATTTGTTTAAGAAACAAGTAGGCTAAGGGTACAGTTATCAGAAAGGACAAATCAATTTTGGAGCATAACATAAGAAAACAAATATTGCAGTCGATCAAAAAAACAGAAAGTTCtactaaacaaataaaaattaaaagtcatACGCTCATTCACACCAGATATAAATGGATTCACAATAAAAAAGAGGCGCAAAGGGTACCCGAAAAACCGCAAAAGGTTTCTTCAACTCATATGAAATCGATGACTGATGATgcaatataataaatacatgAATGGTTTCTGAATCTTCAAATGAATTAcatcaaaatcaattcaaaGGAATTTCATCCAATAGCGTAAATCCTTCAGAAAGCTAGGTCATATTCCAAAAAAGTCACCGCTATATAGAAACATACAAATTGATGGAAATTTAATAGAGAAAGAACAAAATCATTCACCTGTGAAAAGCTTGAATGCTGTAGGCCTACTTCTCCGTTGTGTTACCCAGAACACATCTTGCTTCTTGTTCATGTACAACCCGGGATCAACAATTATTGGCCTTGCACGCTGGTGACTACAAAAACAACACAAAAAGTTATATCAATGAAATAATCAACAATTTGACAAGAATAaacaaattcaaagaaaactNNNNNNNNNNNNNNNNNNNNNNNNNNNNNNNNNNATTACTAGTATGATCAATGAAATTGAGATCGCGAGGCAAGTACGAAAACGTGTGCAGCAGATCTGGTtcaccaaaaacaaaaacaccattgaaaacaataacaataattccAATTCTCAAATCAATTAACTAAATTGTACGATTCGAGCTTCCAGGATCAAGTGTTCACTAATTTAAAGAGAAAGAACGAACCGTCTTGAGTAACAAGGGGGTAATCGGAGGCACTGAGATTGATGAACCAATCCCAGTCACTCGATTCTCTCAAGAGAATGGCGGCAGCGTGGAGCGTGTTAGCCACCATGGTAGGTCCTCGATACGTAACAAGGTTAGCTTTCTCGATCACTCTCACATTCTGGAACCTTCGGAAAAGCGCGTGGCTCCTAACGAACTCAACCAGATCCGCACGCTCCTCCTTCGATGCCTCAAGGTCGAGATGCACGACGTAACGGTTGTTAGGGTGGGAGGAGGGAGGTGGGAGGGAGGGGTGACGTGGAGCTTGGATTCTACAAAGATGGAGTATGACGTGGCAGTTATGGAGCGGTAGAATGGGAGGATTGAACCGCCGGAAGGTGACGTCAGCGTTGCGAggaagagaaggaagagagagagtAAGGAACCGATTGCGAGTGGGAAAACCCATTTTCTTTCTACTGATTGGTGCTGCTGCTGGTGCCTTAAGTGCATGTAGTAgttcttgaatttcttcattctTTTCAGGGGTTTCTTTTTTCTGGTTTTTAAATCAGACAAAGAAACCCACCTGTTATTTCTTAAGCTGAATGAAGCAGCAGTTAGGTGGTAAAGAacaatgaatattaaaatataatatatataagaataataagaagaaAGAGAGGTTGTCTTTTAAGAACACAGTGTTTTTGTTTCTGATGTGTGTGATTTGTCTATATGGTGTTcgttttttaaaagaaaaagaaaaactaataattatatgagCAGTAACTAAAGTACAATACAAGGGCTGCTTGAATAATTTGTCTTGCCGTGACTGATAGGTTATAAAAGTTTGGTGCGGTGGCTTTGAATTCACACTTGTTTCTGGCTCtgggttttaacttttaatgaTGCGGTTTATTAATGAACTGATTAGCTGAGGGATGAGAGTGATTAAGATTCGGATTAGAAGCAGACAATTATCTCTATTTTGTGTATGTTGACTGTTGAGATgggtttctattttttttaattagtttcttTTACCTAAAGTGGCGTAGTGGGAAAAACGTGTTGCTATTTAGAGGGGGTTTATGGTGTAATTGGTGAGAAAAAGGAGTTGAGCTTGAGGGTTTGCAACTGTTTAGAGATTAATGGTTTTAATGAAAAATACTATGTGGGTGCGTCATGCGTTTGTTGAGGAAGGTTTAAAAAGGGACTATTTTCACTTCATTAACGTTTAGGCTACATTTGTTTACAATATGAGACAaggagaaataaaattatatttgagaaataattaatctctacattaaaattatttaattaatcaagTTCAACCaagtaattttgatttaatttactCCCATTTACCAttatttctaacaaaattttgaGTCAATGCGCGAATATATATAACTGtcttttttatacaaatttcgttttatttctcaaatttttttagcaTTTTCTGTATCTCTACGTCCTGTTTCATCTCTGTATTTTCTgcgtttttctttcttctctataTTCTCTTCATTTTTTGCGTTCTCTTCGTTCAAGTTCAATGCTCTTTTATCTGATTTGAATATTTGGATCAGAACTTTTGAAATCAAGCTGTAAAGTCAGGTTTGAACAAGTATTTTGTTGTCGAAGATAATGAACGATTCAAGTTTAGATTGTCAATTAAACTGGAGCGAAGTGGATTATTATTTTGGATCGAATCAAGTGATTGAGGTCTGGTTTGATTCTAGTTAATTAATGTAGttcgttagtagtttatgattttgtaggtgaataatgttgtttttgtatttgaaaattaatgttcATGGTTGaagatttgaattgaatgtaatgtaagaGTTCTGAATCTGAATTATTATTGTAATGAATCTGTTTTGTTCATGTTTTGGTGTATTTCTATTTATAAATTGCTGTATTTTGGTAATCTTTTAGTGTATTTTTAGGTTCAAACTTTCAATTGAACTAGGACGAATtgtattattgttttgaatcgaATCAAGTGGTGAGATGTGGTTTGAATCTAGTAATGTAGTTTGTTAGTTATTTATGATTCtgtaattgaataattttatttttgtttgtaaaaattattattcatggttgatggtttgaatttgaatataatGTACGAGCTCTTAatctgattttattattttaataaatcttTTTCGTTCAAAGTTTTGATATATTTTAGATTCTAATATGGTGTATTTATGGAACGATTTTGGTGTATTTTAAGTTTCTATGTGGCGTTGATGAGCAGCTTATTCCAAAGATTGGGATGACTTTTAGCACGCTTGAAGAAGCTGAAAAATTCTACAACGATTATTCTAAACTTGCagatttttctacaaaaattcGGAACACAAATAAGAaggaaaatgaaattaagaaccaattgattacatgtaccAGAGGGGAGAAATCGAAATCGAACATATTTTCAACTGAGAAGACAAATCCCTCAGCTGGATAAaattgtcctgcaagaatttat harbors:
- the LOC107471085 gene encoding LOW QUALITY PROTEIN: beta-glucuronosyltransferase GlcAT14A (The sequence of the model RefSeq protein was modified relative to this genomic sequence to represent the inferred CDS: inserted 1 base in 1 codon); this encodes MKKFKNYYMHLRHQQQHQSVERKWVFPLAIGSLLSLFLLFLATLTSPSGGSILPFYRSITATSYSIFVESKLHVTPPSHLPPXHPNNRYVVHLDLEASKEERADLVEFVRSHALFRRFQNVRVIEKANLVTYRGPTMVANTLHAAAILLRESSDWDWFINLSASDYPLVTQDDLLHTFSYLPRDLNFIDHTSNXXXXXXXXXXXXHQRARPIIVDPGLYMNKKQDVFWVTQRRSRPTAFKLFTGSAWMALSRSFIDYCIWGWDNLPRTALMYYTNFISSPEGYFHTVICNAQEFKNTTVNSDLHYISWDNPPKQHPHYLNLADMQKMVDSNAPFARKFHREDPVMDKIDAELLSRGPGMAVPGGWCIGSRENGTDPCTEIGNTTVLRPGPGAKRLETLISSLLSNESFRPRQCV